One Sphingobacteriaceae bacterium genomic region harbors:
- the hemQ gene encoding hydrogen peroxide-dependent heme synthase, with protein sequence MPEPPQTVEGWYGLHDVRRIDWPRWKALDPAEREAALTEAIALWEEWLNADPETGSSGVYQMVGHKGDLMFIHFRPEMAQLAELERQFARTRLADFTIPTYSYLSVAELSRHSESGAGGDGSPAPLPQDPNLLRRLRPQVPKEGYACFYPMSKKREGDDNWYMLPLAERRDLMMSHGLIGRNYMGTVSQVIGGSVGLDDWEWGVTLFAKDPIPFKKIVYEMRFDEASARYGLFGPFYVGIATPPAAWRELLQV encoded by the coding sequence ATGGACTCCACGACGTGCGCCGCATCGACTGGCCCCGCTGGAAGGCCCTGGACCCGGCGGAGCGGGAGGCGGCCTTGACGGAAGCCATCGCCCTGTGGGAGGAGTGGCTCAACGCCGATCCCGAGACGGGCTCTTCGGGCGTCTATCAGATGGTGGGTCACAAGGGCGACCTGATGTTCATCCACTTCCGCCCCGAGATGGCCCAGCTGGCCGAATTGGAGCGGCAGTTCGCCCGCACCCGCCTGGCCGATTTCACCATCCCGACGTACTCCTATCTGTCGGTGGCCGAACTGAGCCGCCACAGCGAGAGCGGGGCGGGCGGCGACGGCTCGCCGGCACCCCTGCCCCAGGATCCGAACCTGCTGCGGCGCCTGCGGCCCCAGGTGCCCAAGGAGGGCTACGCCTGCTTCTACCCCATGAGCAAGAAGCGGGAAGGTGACGACAACTGGTACATGCTGCCCCTGGCCGAGCGCCGGGACTTGATGATGTCCCACGGGCTCATCGGCCGCAACTACATGGGCACGGTGTCCCAGGTCATCGGCGGCTCCGTCGGGTTGGACGACTGGGAGTGGGGCGTCACCCTCTTCGCCAAGGATCCCATTCCCTTCAAGAAGATCGTCTACGAGATGCGCTTCGACGAGGCCAGCGCCCGCTACGGCCTCTTCGGCCCCTTCTACGTGGGCATCGCCACGCCGCCGGCGGCCTGGCGGGAACTGCTGCAGGTCTGA
- a CDS encoding SpoIIE family protein phosphatase, with product MPGSTGEPRGHGRLRLVPPSARGRGTGRKARQDAQGASVSPPLPDPAHGSPGAPPAPIPLHKSPAASAATAGAAPASHSLNRLLNVLFCAGTLLLARAALIQGLAPFHLALAAAVLYLLPRHWAWAFTGAFLGRLLWAGPAAAFFDLMVLGGLYTTARSFQDGPIPLIEGMMMGARHWRPAGGAALATLVGTGVQVLATDPTPYGLVLILFRTTLVALLTVVFTRALLPLRRLLKHDFRSLGDLLVGLASWSDEGSPWDVEQDEWLAAAVGAGALIAAIHGLQVGSLSLSAMVAGCIILAFAAWGGPGRGAAAGAAAGLLVMLQSPGAGLPAAAYAVSGLLAGLFRDFGLVGIAGGYAIGILLLAGFSLDPRVMVVELWSLLPATLAYALLRYAVTRSTDGLLPGFLAPEAVSGGWRAATAEAAAAADGAAVAGLGLAPEPASDGGIVIDLPLQEEGQAGESLPSGPAGGGPTQPVLNQLAHLMRDMASAIHSGSLMSAAGAGAVDGTAAPILGGVPHRKVEEWLNDLAGQVCPGCIHHATCWDKEFFQTYQGLSDLIVRREVTGSLREDHLPAGLRARCPRREQLVAAVDQAYRELQNQRHWQQKLQQSRRLMAQQLESLAEVARYLADHPPAHVQAAGARRGGKGAGAMPYRVGAARVARDERLVSGDSYLTRLLPGGRLALILSDGMGAGMVAAGESRTAVELLERLLGLDLDPALAIKLINRLIMARTTEDSYTTLDLTLIDLAVPAARFVKVGAPPSFIRHEDRVAVVRAGTPPIGILDDVALEISTRRMRRGDMVVMVTDGVLGAWQDVRAGEAWLKGFLGSLPRDQPRWVATQVVRQALRHAGGEARDDMTALVVKIL from the coding sequence ATGCCCGGCAGCACTGGGGAGCCGCGGGGTCATGGGCGACTGCGGCTGGTGCCGCCATCCGCCCGGGGGCGGGGCACCGGCCGGAAAGCCCGCCAAGACGCCCAAGGGGCGTCGGTGTCGCCACCCTTGCCGGACCCTGCCCATGGGTCGCCTGGGGCACCGCCGGCACCCATCCCGCTGCATAAGTCACCGGCTGCTTCTGCCGCCACGGCGGGAGCAGCGCCGGCATCCCATTCCTTGAACCGCCTCTTGAATGTACTGTTTTGCGCCGGCACCCTGCTGCTGGCCAGGGCTGCTCTGATCCAGGGCTTGGCCCCCTTCCATCTGGCCTTGGCAGCCGCCGTCCTATATTTGCTGCCCCGGCACTGGGCATGGGCTTTCACTGGAGCCTTTCTGGGCCGCCTCCTCTGGGCCGGCCCTGCCGCCGCCTTTTTCGACCTCATGGTTCTGGGCGGCCTGTACACCACCGCCCGGAGCTTCCAGGACGGCCCCATCCCCTTAATAGAAGGAATGATGATGGGCGCCCGCCACTGGCGGCCGGCGGGCGGGGCGGCCTTGGCCACCCTGGTGGGCACCGGCGTGCAGGTGCTGGCTACCGACCCCACGCCCTACGGCTTGGTGCTCATTCTCTTCCGCACCACCCTGGTGGCCCTGTTGACCGTAGTCTTCACCCGGGCCCTGCTGCCCTTGCGCCGCCTGCTGAAGCACGATTTCCGCAGCCTGGGGGATCTACTGGTCGGGCTGGCTTCCTGGTCCGATGAGGGTTCCCCGTGGGATGTGGAGCAAGATGAGTGGCTGGCCGCCGCCGTGGGGGCCGGCGCCCTCATCGCCGCCATCCACGGCCTGCAGGTGGGGTCCCTTTCCTTGTCGGCCATGGTGGCCGGCTGCATCATCCTGGCCTTCGCCGCGTGGGGTGGTCCCGGACGGGGTGCCGCCGCCGGCGCCGCCGCCGGGCTGCTGGTGATGCTCCAGTCCCCCGGGGCCGGCCTGCCGGCGGCAGCCTACGCCGTGTCGGGCCTGCTGGCCGGCTTGTTCCGGGATTTCGGCCTGGTGGGCATCGCCGGGGGCTACGCCATCGGCATCCTGCTCCTGGCCGGCTTTTCCTTGGATCCCCGGGTGATGGTGGTGGAATTGTGGAGCCTCCTGCCGGCCACCTTGGCTTATGCCCTGCTGCGATATGCCGTGACCCGGTCCACCGACGGGCTCCTGCCGGGCTTTTTGGCCCCGGAGGCTGTATCCGGCGGGTGGCGGGCAGCCACCGCCGAAGCGGCCGCCGCAGCCGACGGGGCAGCCGTGGCCGGCCTAGGCCTTGCGCCGGAACCGGCCTCCGACGGCGGCATCGTCATCGACCTGCCCCTCCAGGAGGAAGGCCAGGCAGGGGAAAGTCTTCCCTCCGGGCCGGCCGGCGGCGGCCCAACCCAGCCGGTGCTGAATCAGCTGGCCCACTTGATGCGGGACATGGCCTCGGCCATCCACAGCGGCAGCCTGATGTCGGCGGCCGGCGCCGGGGCCGTGGATGGAACGGCCGCCCCGATCCTAGGGGGGGTTCCCCACCGGAAGGTGGAGGAATGGCTCAACGACCTGGCCGGGCAGGTGTGCCCCGGCTGCATCCACCACGCCACCTGCTGGGATAAGGAGTTCTTTCAAACTTATCAAGGGCTGTCGGATCTCATCGTCCGGCGGGAAGTCACCGGCAGCCTCCGGGAAGACCACCTGCCCGCCGGGCTCCGGGCCCGCTGCCCCCGTCGGGAGCAGTTAGTGGCCGCCGTAGACCAGGCCTACCGGGAACTGCAGAACCAGCGCCACTGGCAGCAAAAGCTGCAGCAATCCCGCCGCCTCATGGCCCAGCAGTTGGAAAGCCTGGCCGAGGTTGCCCGCTACCTGGCCGATCACCCGCCGGCCCACGTCCAAGCCGCCGGCGCCAGGCGGGGCGGCAAGGGCGCCGGCGCCATGCCCTACCGGGTGGGCGCCGCCCGGGTGGCCCGGGACGAGCGGCTGGTGTCGGGGGACAGCTACCTGACCCGCCTGCTGCCGGGAGGACGCCTGGCTTTGATCTTAAGCGACGGCATGGGCGCCGGCATGGTGGCCGCGGGCGAGAGCCGCACCGCCGTGGAACTGCTGGAGCGCCTGCTGGGCCTGGACCTGGATCCCGCCCTGGCCATCAAGCTCATCAACCGGCTCATCATGGCCAGGACAACGGAAGATTCATACACTACCCTGGACCTGACCCTCATCGACCTGGCCGTGCCGGCGGCCCGCTTCGTCAAAGTGGGGGCCCCGCCTTCCTTCATCCGACATGAGGACCGGGTAGCCGTGGTCCGGGCCGGCACGCCGCCCATCGGCATCTTGGATGACGTAGCCCTGGAGATTTCCACCCGGCGCATGCGCCGGGGCGACATGGTGGTCATGGTCACCGACGGCGTCTTGGGCGCCTGGCAGGACGTGCGGGCGGGGGAGGCATGGCTGAAAGGCTTCCTGGGCAGCCTGCCCCGGGATCAGCCCCGCTGGGTGGCCACCCAGGTGGTGCGCCAGGCCCTGCGCCACGCCGGGGGCGAGGCCAGGGATGACATGACCGCCCTCGTCGTAAAGATTTTGTGA
- the tilS gene encoding tRNA lysidine(34) synthetase TilS, with the protein MTWDPMTAKVAAVMERHNMVEPGDLVLVGVSGGVDSVTLLDLLVRLAPPWNLSLHVCYVHHGLRAAADEEARFVAALAGDYGLPFSMEKIQVPTGPTPGTSRQAVAREMRYRALAQVAGRIGARRLAVAHHRDDHLETVLMRFITGTGPDGLAGIPPVRGRLIRPLIEASRAEIEDYARRRGLEHRLDESNLDRRYLRNRVRLDLIPYLEREYNPNFKEALERLSRIAAGEAAWAEGLAAAAEPDVVRDHPLYAAVPLAVLALESLAALAVPLQRRILRRALWRIGATRADFTTVETIRELLAGEAGAAADLPAMVRARRHGRELYLYHRSLAEPVPYEYRLPVPGSCFVEEVGVHLAVRPSGDPASPAPEGASGGEIWQAPLPLAAGAAGLTLTVRPPRPHDRLRASTGGPVTRRLRDKLRTLGVPVPLRPWVPVVCHGPYVLAVPGYYPKEGPAPPGRLVLVAWSRGRKNGILE; encoded by the coding sequence ATGACCTGGGATCCTATGACGGCCAAGGTGGCGGCCGTCATGGAGCGCCACAACATGGTGGAGCCGGGCGACCTGGTGCTGGTGGGCGTGTCCGGCGGCGTGGACTCGGTGACGCTGCTGGATCTCCTGGTGCGCCTGGCGCCCCCTTGGAACTTGAGCCTCCACGTATGCTACGTCCACCACGGGCTCCGGGCCGCCGCCGATGAGGAAGCCCGCTTTGTGGCCGCCCTGGCCGGGGATTACGGTCTTCCCTTTTCAATGGAAAAGATTCAAGTGCCCACAGGGCCGACGCCGGGCACGTCCCGCCAGGCGGTGGCCCGGGAGATGCGCTACCGGGCCCTGGCGCAGGTGGCCGGCCGCATCGGGGCCCGGCGCCTGGCGGTGGCCCACCACCGGGACGACCATCTGGAAACGGTGCTGATGCGCTTCATCACCGGCACGGGCCCCGACGGCCTGGCGGGAATCCCCCCGGTGCGGGGACGGCTCATCCGGCCCCTCATCGAAGCCTCCCGGGCGGAGATCGAGGATTACGCCCGCCGCCGGGGCCTGGAGCACCGATTAGACGAGAGCAACCTGGACCGCCGCTACCTGCGCAACCGGGTGCGGCTGGATCTGATTCCCTATTTGGAACGGGAATACAACCCCAACTTCAAGGAAGCCCTGGAGCGGCTCAGCCGCATCGCCGCCGGCGAGGCGGCCTGGGCAGAAGGCCTGGCGGCCGCCGCCGAACCCGATGTGGTCCGGGACCATCCCCTGTACGCCGCCGTGCCCTTGGCCGTCTTGGCCCTGGAGTCTTTGGCCGCCCTGGCGGTGCCCCTGCAGCGCCGCATTTTGCGGCGGGCCTTGTGGCGCATCGGGGCAACCCGGGCCGATTTCACCACCGTGGAGACCATCCGGGAGCTTTTGGCAGGAGAGGCCGGCGCCGCCGCCGATCTGCCCGCCATGGTGCGGGCCCGGCGCCACGGCCGGGAGTTGTACTTGTACCACCGCTCCCTGGCGGAGCCCGTTCCTTACGAATACCGGCTGCCCGTGCCGGGGTCGTGCTTCGTGGAGGAGGTGGGCGTGCACTTGGCGGTGCGCCCGTCGGGCGACCCGGCGTCCCCGGCGCCGGAAGGCGCGTCCGGGGGAGAAATCTGGCAGGCTCCCCTGCCTTTGGCTGCCGGTGCCGCCGGCCTCACCTTGACGGTGCGCCCGCCCCGGCCCCACGACCGGCTGCGGGCGTCGACCGGCGGCCCCGTCACTCGCCGCCTGCGGGACAAGCTCCGGACCCTGGGCGTGCCCGTGCCCTTGCGGCCTTGGGTGCCCGTGGTCTGCCACGGTCCGTATGTGTTGGCGGTTCCCGGATACTATCCAAAAGAAGGGCCGGCACCCCCCGGCAGGCTCGTGCTGGTCGCCTGGTCGAGGGGCCGTAAAAATGGTATCTTAGAATGA